Proteins from a single region of Gordonia hongkongensis:
- the rbfA gene encoding 30S ribosome-binding factor RbfA, with product MADPARAQRLAKRISSIVASAIAHEIKDPRLAYVTVTDARVTNDLHDATIYYTVMGESIDAEPDFEAAAAGLAKATGVLRSKVGAGTGVRFTPTLRFVLDTVPDAARQMEELVARARANDELVARRAAEAKPAGESDPYRSADDDTTGTRE from the coding sequence ATGGCAGATCCGGCACGGGCTCAGCGCCTGGCCAAGCGGATCTCGTCGATCGTCGCGTCGGCGATCGCGCACGAGATCAAGGATCCGCGACTGGCGTATGTGACGGTCACCGATGCCCGGGTGACCAATGATCTCCACGATGCGACGATCTACTACACCGTGATGGGCGAATCCATCGACGCCGAACCCGACTTCGAGGCCGCGGCCGCGGGTCTGGCGAAGGCGACCGGCGTGCTGCGGTCGAAGGTCGGAGCGGGTACCGGGGTGCGCTTCACCCCGACCCTGCGCTTCGTGCTCGACACGGTTCCCGACGCCGCGCGTCAGATGGAGGAGCTCGTCGCCCGCGCCCGCGCGAACGACGAACTCGTCGCCCGCCGCGCCGCCGAGGCGAAGCCGGCGGGGGAGTCCGACCCGTACCGCTCGGCGGACGACGACACCACCGGTACCCGCGAGTGA
- a CDS encoding DHH family phosphoesterase gives MSSSSSAAIAATLASATAVTICCHVRPDADTIGSGLALGLALDRRGVDVEVSYPGTEQLPASLAGLPGGKLLCDPAQVVGHPLVVAVDAANLERLDSLGETFTAAQTSIVIDHHASNPGFGDLDLVDPAADCTAVLVLDVLDDLGVELDADIATCIYAGLSTDTGSFRWARPASFRVAARLLETGVDTRKWSRILFDSHPFAWFSMMSGVLASAQLVPTACDGEGLVYAVVDQQALAGMSWEESESVVDTIRTAREAEVAAVFKEGEPGVWTVSLRSKDIVDLVPIARAHGGGGHRQASGYSDTGTADEVVARLLESL, from the coding sequence GTGAGCAGTTCGTCGAGTGCGGCGATCGCCGCGACGCTGGCCTCCGCGACCGCGGTGACCATCTGCTGTCATGTCCGCCCCGATGCGGACACGATCGGCAGCGGTCTGGCGCTGGGGCTGGCACTCGACCGCCGGGGCGTCGACGTCGAGGTCTCCTACCCGGGCACCGAACAACTCCCGGCCTCACTCGCCGGACTGCCCGGCGGCAAGTTGCTGTGCGATCCCGCGCAGGTCGTCGGACACCCACTGGTGGTCGCGGTCGACGCCGCCAACCTCGAGCGGCTGGACTCGCTCGGTGAGACGTTCACCGCGGCGCAGACCTCGATCGTCATCGACCACCACGCCTCGAACCCCGGTTTCGGCGACCTCGACCTGGTGGACCCGGCCGCCGACTGCACCGCCGTACTGGTGCTCGACGTCCTCGACGACCTGGGTGTCGAACTCGACGCCGACATCGCCACCTGCATCTACGCCGGCCTCAGCACCGACACCGGCTCGTTCCGCTGGGCCCGTCCGGCGTCGTTCCGGGTCGCGGCCCGGCTCCTGGAGACCGGCGTCGACACACGGAAGTGGAGCCGGATCCTGTTCGACTCCCATCCGTTCGCCTGGTTCTCGATGATGTCGGGTGTCCTGGCGTCGGCGCAGCTCGTACCGACCGCCTGCGACGGTGAGGGTCTGGTGTACGCCGTGGTCGACCAGCAGGCGCTGGCCGGGATGAGCTGGGAGGAGTCCGAGAGCGTCGTGGACACCATCCGGACCGCCCGTGAGGCCGAGGTGGCAGCGGTGTTCAAGGAGGGCGAGCCGGGTGTCTGGACGGTCTCGCTGCGGTCCAAGGACATCGTCGATCTCGTACCGATCGCCCGGGCGCACGGCGGCGGCGGGCATCGTCAGGCCTCCGGGTACAGCGACACCGGTACCGCCGACGAGGTGGTCGCCAGGTTGCTGGAGTCGCTCTGA
- a CDS encoding MATE family efflux transporter, whose translation MARIATLTVSALAVLIAPPLYLLLDLAVVGRLGGEQLAALGVGTLVLSIVSTQLTFLSYGTTARSARRFGSGDRPGAVVEGVQASWIAVAVGVLIVAVAYPCAPVVMRLLVGTSSPESAAVAEDAAGWLRIAMFGVPLILLSMAGNGWMRGVQDTRRPVVYVVVGLSLAAVLVVGLVHGVGPFPRLGLDGSAVANVIGQGVTGVLFAVRVVREARRVAVGAGHGPGSRAFAPDWSIIRAQLVMARDLIVRSLSFQICFVSAAAVAARFGVAQVAAHQLVLQLWEFMALFLDSVAIAAQALVGAALGAGRLGAADSVARRVTAVSVVAATAMAALFAAGATLIPRIFTSDAAVLDAVGVPWWFFVGMLPIAGVVFALDGVLLGSGDAAFLRTATLAGALIGFLPLIWLSLVFDWGLAGVWSGLVVFMLVRLATVVWRIRSGRWRRAGAVRA comes from the coding sequence GTGGCACGCATCGCCACCCTCACCGTCTCGGCTCTCGCCGTCCTCATCGCGCCGCCGCTGTACCTCCTGCTGGACCTGGCGGTCGTCGGACGCCTCGGCGGCGAACAACTGGCCGCTCTCGGCGTCGGCACCCTGGTGCTCTCGATCGTCAGCACGCAGCTGACCTTCCTGTCCTACGGCACCACCGCCCGCTCCGCGCGTCGCTTCGGCTCCGGTGACCGGCCCGGCGCCGTCGTCGAAGGCGTACAGGCGAGCTGGATCGCGGTGGCGGTCGGCGTCCTGATCGTCGCCGTCGCCTACCCGTGCGCCCCGGTCGTGATGCGTCTGCTGGTCGGGACGTCCTCGCCGGAGTCCGCCGCGGTGGCCGAGGACGCGGCGGGCTGGCTGCGGATCGCGATGTTCGGCGTCCCGCTGATCCTGCTGTCGATGGCCGGGAACGGGTGGATGCGCGGCGTCCAGGACACTCGTCGTCCCGTCGTCTACGTCGTGGTCGGGTTGTCCCTCGCCGCGGTCCTCGTCGTCGGACTGGTCCACGGCGTCGGCCCGTTCCCGCGTCTCGGTCTCGACGGCAGCGCGGTGGCCAACGTGATCGGACAGGGTGTGACGGGCGTGCTGTTCGCCGTGCGGGTGGTCCGCGAGGCACGGCGGGTCGCCGTGGGTGCCGGCCACGGGCCCGGCTCGCGCGCCTTCGCACCCGACTGGTCGATCATCCGCGCGCAACTGGTCATGGCGCGGGATCTCATCGTGCGCAGTCTGTCGTTCCAGATCTGCTTCGTCTCGGCGGCCGCGGTCGCGGCGCGATTCGGGGTCGCCCAGGTGGCGGCGCACCAGCTCGTGCTGCAGCTGTGGGAGTTCATGGCTCTGTTCCTCGACTCGGTGGCCATCGCCGCCCAGGCGCTGGTGGGCGCGGCGCTGGGAGCGGGACGACTCGGCGCAGCCGACTCCGTCGCCCGGCGCGTCACCGCGGTGTCCGTGGTCGCCGCCACCGCGATGGCTGCCCTCTTCGCGGCCGGTGCGACGCTGATCCCGCGTATCTTCACCTCCGACGCCGCCGTCCTCGACGCCGTCGGGGTGCCCTGGTGGTTCTTCGTCGGCATGTTGCCGATCGCCGGCGTGGTCTTCGCGCTCGACGGCGTGCTCCTCGGCAGCGGCGACGCCGCCTTCCTGCGCACCGCGACCCTCGCCGGCGCCCTCATCGGGTTCCTGCCGCTGATCTGGCTGTCGCTCGTGTTCGACTGGGGACTCGCGGGTGTGTGGTCCGGCCTGGTGGTGTTCATGCTCGTGCGTCTGGCCACCGTGGTGTGGCGGATCCGCTCGGGGCGATGGCGCCGGGCAGGTGCGGTCCGCGCCTGA
- a CDS encoding metallophosphoesterase family protein, with product MATLWAISDLHIAHRGNEHIIDSIRPTSPDDWLIVAGDVAERTDDIVDTLRRLRARFATVVWVPGNHELYTTAKDPLQVFGVARYDYLVQACRDIGVVTPEDIYPLFDPGDGSDPVRVVPMFLLYDYTFRPEGTANKLTALALARERNVVATDEFLLSSEPFPTRDAWGRARIEITRRRLQAIDPAEKTVLINHWPLRREPCDALIYPEFALWCGSELTADWHTEFNAACCVYGHLHIPRTTWYDGIRFEEVSVGYPREWKRRGLPNPLMRNIVPGDGLGASDLPEHGVRFDLPPDYAERAAEFRQRVEQRQAERRTRQAERQAERQAREDNR from the coding sequence GTGGCTACTCTGTGGGCGATCAGCGATCTGCACATCGCGCATCGGGGCAACGAGCACATCATCGACAGCATCCGGCCGACCTCGCCGGACGACTGGCTCATCGTCGCCGGTGACGTCGCCGAACGCACCGACGACATCGTCGACACCCTGCGTCGTCTGCGGGCTCGGTTCGCCACCGTCGTGTGGGTCCCGGGCAACCACGAGCTGTATACGACGGCGAAGGATCCGCTGCAGGTGTTCGGGGTCGCGCGGTACGACTACCTCGTCCAGGCCTGCCGCGACATCGGCGTGGTGACCCCGGAGGACATCTACCCGCTGTTCGATCCGGGCGATGGCTCCGATCCCGTCCGCGTGGTCCCGATGTTCCTGCTGTACGACTACACCTTCCGCCCGGAGGGCACGGCCAACAAACTGACCGCGCTCGCGCTCGCCCGGGAACGCAATGTGGTGGCCACCGACGAGTTCCTGCTGTCGTCCGAGCCGTTCCCGACCCGGGACGCCTGGGGTCGGGCGCGGATCGAGATCACCCGGCGTCGGCTGCAGGCCATCGACCCCGCCGAGAAGACGGTCCTCATCAACCACTGGCCGCTGCGCCGCGAACCGTGTGACGCGCTCATCTATCCGGAGTTCGCGCTGTGGTGCGGCAGCGAGCTGACCGCGGACTGGCACACCGAGTTCAACGCGGCGTGCTGCGTGTACGGGCACCTGCACATCCCCCGGACCACCTGGTACGACGGCATCCGGTTCGAGGAGGTGTCGGTCGGCTACCCGCGGGAGTGGAAGCGCCGCGGACTCCCGAACCCCCTGATGCGCAACATCGTTCCCGGAGACGGGCTCGGTGCGTCCGATCTGCCCGAGCACGGAGTCCGGTTCGACCTGCCGCCCGACTACGCCGAACGGGCCGCCGAGTTCCGGCAGCGGGTCGAGCAGCGGCAGGCGGAACGACGAACACGACAGGCCGAGAGGCAAGCGGAACGGCAAGCGCGAGAGGACAACCGATGA
- a CDS encoding 4'-phosphopantetheinyl transferase family protein, translating into MIEQLLPAGVASAEAFADPPDLVLLPAEQSLISRAVEKRRREFTTVRHCARQALGELGYEPVPILKGDKGAPVWPAGIVGSLTHCDGYRAATVAYAMSVRSLGIDAEPHDRLPDGVLEHTSLPAEREVLATRSGDLHWDRLLFCAKEATYKAWFPVAKRWLGFEDAHITFEQSTPTSGTFTSRILIDPAAADGGPPLLEFSGRWLVERGIITTTIALT; encoded by the coding sequence ATGATCGAACAGCTCCTGCCGGCCGGCGTCGCCTCGGCGGAGGCGTTCGCCGATCCGCCGGATCTCGTCCTGCTGCCGGCCGAGCAGAGCCTGATCTCGCGCGCGGTGGAGAAGCGTCGTCGCGAGTTCACCACCGTTCGGCATTGCGCCCGGCAGGCGCTGGGGGAGCTGGGTTACGAGCCCGTCCCGATCCTCAAGGGGGACAAGGGGGCACCCGTGTGGCCGGCCGGGATCGTGGGCAGCCTCACCCACTGCGACGGTTATCGCGCCGCGACGGTCGCCTACGCGATGTCGGTGCGTTCCCTCGGTATCGACGCCGAGCCGCACGACCGCCTGCCCGACGGTGTGCTCGAGCACACCAGCCTGCCCGCCGAGCGCGAGGTGCTCGCGACCCGGTCGGGTGACCTGCACTGGGACCGTCTGCTGTTCTGTGCGAAGGAGGCCACCTACAAGGCCTGGTTCCCGGTCGCCAAGCGCTGGTTGGGTTTCGAGGACGCGCACATCACCTTCGAACAGTCCACCCCGACGTCGGGGACGTTCACCTCGCGCATCCTCATCGACCCGGCCGCCGCCGACGGGGGACCGCCGCTGCTGGAGTTCTCAGGACGTTGGCTGGTCGAGCGCGGCATCATCACCACCACGATCGCGCTGACCTGA
- the truB gene encoding tRNA pseudouridine(55) synthase TruB produces MADATIENAGLLVVDKPAGMTSHDVVSRCRKIFNTRRVGHAGTLDPMATGVLVVGIERATKLLGLLSLTTKSYTATIRLGASTTTDDREGEILDTADASGVLDADIAAAMADLTGDIQQVPAKVSAIKVDGRRAHALVRTGADFDLAARPVTVSRFELLDARRDAAFVDLDVAVDCSSGTYIRSLARDLGAALGVGGHLTELRRTAVGPFTLDHARTLDDVRDEPRVSLDIDEAVKISFPRRDIDDDEAESISQGRWLEPIGRKEIYVVVDPREQAIALIQEKGRRASSVMVVRPATLR; encoded by the coding sequence GTGGCCGACGCAACCATCGAGAACGCCGGACTGCTCGTCGTCGACAAGCCAGCCGGGATGACCAGCCACGATGTCGTGTCACGATGCCGGAAGATCTTCAACACCCGCCGCGTGGGGCACGCCGGTACCCTCGACCCGATGGCCACCGGTGTCCTGGTCGTCGGGATCGAGAGGGCCACAAAGCTTCTCGGACTCCTCTCGCTGACGACGAAGTCGTACACGGCGACGATCCGACTCGGCGCGTCCACCACGACCGACGACCGCGAAGGCGAGATCCTCGACACGGCAGACGCATCCGGGGTCCTCGACGCCGACATCGCCGCGGCCATGGCCGATCTCACCGGTGACATCCAGCAGGTCCCGGCGAAGGTCAGCGCGATCAAGGTCGACGGGCGGCGAGCGCACGCACTGGTGCGGACCGGAGCCGACTTCGACCTCGCGGCGCGCCCGGTCACCGTGTCCCGCTTCGAGCTGCTCGACGCCCGGCGCGACGCCGCGTTCGTCGATCTCGACGTGGCCGTTGACTGTTCGTCGGGCACGTACATCCGGTCACTGGCGCGCGACCTCGGCGCCGCGCTCGGGGTCGGGGGGCACCTGACCGAACTCCGGCGGACGGCGGTCGGCCCGTTCACCCTCGACCATGCGCGCACACTCGACGACGTCCGCGACGAGCCGCGCGTCAGCCTCGACATCGACGAGGCGGTCAAGATCTCGTTCCCGCGCCGCGACATCGACGACGACGAGGCCGAGTCGATCAGTCAGGGGCGATGGCTGGAGCCGATCGGCCGCAAGGAGATCTACGTCGTCGTCGATCCGAGGGAACAGGCGATCGCCCTGATCCAGGAAAAGGGTCGCCGCGCGAGCTCGGTGATGGTGGTGCGGCCGGCGACCCTGCGCTGA
- a CDS encoding metal-dependent transcriptional regulator: MTELSQVTQDYLKVIWTSQEWEDVKVTTKLLAQSLGVSASTASEAIRKLADQGFVSHEPYGAVTLTAAGRSAAILMVRRHRLIETFLVRELGYRWDEVHDEAEILEHAVSDRLMARLDAKLGFPDRDPHGDPIPALDGSIPAPDAALLADLEVGASGAIARISDTDPEMLRYFDQVGVALDCVVTVAEKRPFAGTISVSLDDGDPIDLGDIAARAIFVVPRG; this comes from the coding sequence GTGACAGAACTGTCACAGGTGACCCAGGACTATCTGAAAGTGATCTGGACCAGCCAGGAGTGGGAAGACGTCAAGGTCACCACCAAGCTGCTGGCGCAATCCCTCGGCGTGTCCGCATCGACCGCGTCGGAGGCGATCCGCAAACTCGCCGACCAGGGCTTCGTCTCGCACGAACCGTACGGCGCGGTCACCCTCACCGCCGCGGGCCGGTCCGCGGCCATCCTGATGGTGCGCCGCCACCGGCTGATCGAGACCTTCCTGGTGCGCGAGCTGGGCTACCGCTGGGATGAGGTCCACGACGAGGCGGAGATCCTCGAACATGCGGTGTCCGACCGGCTGATGGCCCGGCTCGATGCGAAACTCGGCTTCCCCGACCGGGATCCGCACGGCGACCCGATTCCCGCACTCGACGGCTCGATCCCCGCACCGGACGCGGCGCTCCTGGCCGACCTGGAGGTCGGGGCCTCAGGCGCCATCGCCCGGATCTCCGACACCGATCCCGAGATGCTGCGCTACTTCGACCAGGTGGGCGTCGCCCTCGACTGTGTGGTGACCGTCGCCGAGAAGCGCCCGTTCGCGGGCACGATCTCGGTGTCGCTCGACGACGGCGATCCCATCGACCTCGGCGACATCGCCGCACGCGCCATCTTCGTCGTCCCGCGCGGCTGA
- a CDS encoding bifunctional riboflavin kinase/FAD synthetase, protein MLRWRGLDDIPAGWGRCVVTIGVFDGVHRGHAELINAATKAAKEHGVPAVLMTFDPHPSEVVRPGSHPPQLTTLTRRAELAEELGIDVFCVMPFTPELAARSPKDFAHDILVETLHAAVVVVGDNFTFGRKAAGDVAKLAELGGKFGFSVESVSLFGEHAVTFSSTYIRSCVAAGDVDRATEALGRPHRVEGVVVRGDGRGRDLGYPTANVAPPMYAAIPADGVYAAWFTILGAGPVVGEVEPGERYQAAVSVGTNPTFSGRTRTVEAFVLDKSADLYGQHVAVDFVHRIRGMEQFDGVDDLITAMGDDVTKTREILAAAEG, encoded by the coding sequence GTGTTGCGTTGGCGAGGTCTGGACGACATCCCCGCGGGCTGGGGACGGTGCGTGGTCACCATAGGTGTCTTCGACGGTGTTCACCGGGGACATGCCGAGCTCATCAACGCCGCCACGAAGGCGGCGAAGGAGCACGGCGTCCCGGCGGTGCTGATGACGTTCGACCCGCACCCGTCCGAGGTGGTCCGCCCGGGATCCCATCCGCCGCAACTGACGACGCTGACACGGCGCGCCGAGCTGGCCGAGGAGCTCGGCATCGACGTCTTCTGCGTCATGCCGTTCACACCCGAACTCGCCGCCCGGTCGCCCAAGGACTTCGCCCACGACATCCTCGTGGAGACGTTGCACGCGGCCGTCGTGGTCGTCGGCGACAACTTCACGTTCGGGCGCAAGGCGGCCGGCGACGTGGCCAAGCTCGCCGAACTCGGTGGGAAGTTCGGCTTCTCGGTGGAATCGGTCTCGCTGTTCGGTGAACATGCGGTGACCTTCTCGTCGACCTACATCCGCTCGTGTGTCGCGGCCGGTGACGTCGACCGCGCGACCGAGGCGCTCGGCCGTCCGCATCGGGTCGAGGGAGTGGTGGTGCGCGGCGACGGCCGTGGCCGCGACCTCGGGTACCCGACCGCCAACGTGGCCCCGCCGATGTACGCCGCGATCCCCGCCGACGGCGTTTACGCCGCCTGGTTCACGATCCTGGGCGCGGGTCCGGTCGTCGGCGAGGTCGAGCCGGGGGAGCGCTACCAGGCCGCGGTGTCGGTCGGTACCAACCCCACCTTCTCCGGCCGCACCCGAACGGTCGAGGCGTTCGTGCTGGACAAGAGCGCCGACCTCTACGGTCAGCACGTCGCCGTCGACTTCGTGCACCGCATCCGCGGGATGGAACAGTTCGACGGCGTCGACGACCTGATCACCGCCATGGGTGACGACGTGACGAAGACGCGCGAGATCCTGGCGGCGGCCGAGGGCTGA
- the rpsO gene encoding 30S ribosomal protein S15, protein MALTVEQKKEILAEYGLHETDTGSPEAQVAMLTKRITDLTEHLKQHKHDHHSRRGLLLLVGRRRRLLKYVAKVDINRYRSLIERLGLRR, encoded by the coding sequence ATGGCTTTGACTGTCGAGCAGAAGAAGGAAATCCTCGCCGAGTACGGTCTGCACGAGACCGACACCGGCTCGCCCGAGGCCCAGGTCGCGATGTTGACCAAGCGCATCACCGACCTCACCGAGCACCTGAAGCAGCACAAGCACGATCACCACAGCCGCCGCGGTCTGCTGCTGCTGGTCGGCCGTCGCCGTCGTCTGCTGAAGTACGTCGCCAAGGTCGACATCAACCGCTACCGTTCGCTCATCGAGCGTCTCGGCCTGCGTCGCTGA
- a CDS encoding polyribonucleotide nucleotidyltransferase translates to MTDVNTTEDFGDDYDDAITEATAVIDNGSFGTRTIRFETGRLALQAAGSVTAYLDDENMLLSTTAASKHPKEHFDFFPLTVDVEERMYAAGRIPGSFFRREGRPSTDAILTCRLIDRPLRPSFVDGLRNEIQVVVTVLSLNPNDLYDVVAINAASASTQLAGLPFSGPVGGVRVALIPTEENKAGQWVAFPTVEQLEGAVFDMVVAGRIVAGSGDSADVAIMMVEAEATDNVIDLIAGGAQAPTEAIVAEGLEAAKPFIARLCEAQKSLAAAAAKETAEFPLYPAYQSDAYDAVAAAATDRLSEILTIAGKQERDDKTDELKADVLEQLGEQFAGREKEIGGAYRSLTKKLVRQRILTDHFRIDGRGITDIRALSAEVAIIPRAHGSALFERGETQIMGVTTLDMVKMAQQIDSLGPETSKRYMHHYNFPPYSTGETGRVGSPKRREIGHGALAERALVPVLPSVEDFPYAIRQVSEALSSNGSTSMGSVCASTMSLLNAGVPLRAPVAGIAMGLVSDTVDGETRYVALTDILGAEDAFGDMDFKVAGTKDFVTALQLDTKLDGIPSQVLAGALSQAKDARLTILDVMAEAIDEPDEMSPFAPRITTIKIPMDKIGELIGPKGKTINGITEETGANVSIEDDGTVFVGAADGPSAQAAIDRINAIANPQLPKVGERFLGTVVKTTAFGAFVSLLPGRDGLVHISKLGKGKRINKVEDVVNVGSKLRVEIADIDERGKISLVPVDDDADKADAPAPDAVKDDAVKADA, encoded by the coding sequence ATGACAGATGTGAACACCACCGAAGACTTCGGAGACGACTACGACGACGCGATCACCGAGGCGACCGCCGTCATCGACAACGGGAGCTTCGGCACCCGCACGATCCGGTTCGAGACCGGACGCCTCGCGCTGCAGGCCGCCGGTTCGGTGACCGCCTACCTCGACGACGAGAACATGCTGCTCTCGACCACCGCGGCGTCGAAGCACCCGAAGGAGCACTTCGACTTCTTCCCGCTGACCGTGGACGTCGAGGAACGGATGTACGCCGCCGGCCGCATCCCCGGATCGTTCTTCCGTCGCGAGGGCCGCCCCTCGACCGACGCGATCCTGACCTGCCGTCTCATCGACCGTCCGCTGCGTCCGTCGTTCGTCGACGGTCTCCGCAACGAGATCCAGGTCGTCGTGACCGTCCTCTCGCTGAACCCGAACGACCTCTACGACGTCGTCGCGATCAACGCCGCGTCCGCCTCCACCCAGCTCGCGGGTCTCCCGTTCTCCGGTCCGGTCGGCGGCGTGCGTGTCGCGCTCATCCCGACCGAGGAGAACAAGGCCGGGCAGTGGGTCGCGTTCCCGACCGTCGAGCAGCTCGAGGGCGCCGTGTTCGACATGGTCGTCGCGGGCCGCATCGTCGCCGGCTCCGGTGACAGCGCCGATGTCGCGATCATGATGGTCGAGGCCGAGGCCACCGACAACGTCATCGACCTCATCGCCGGCGGCGCGCAGGCACCGACCGAGGCGATCGTCGCCGAGGGCCTCGAAGCCGCCAAGCCGTTCATCGCCCGCCTCTGCGAGGCGCAGAAGTCCCTGGCCGCCGCCGCGGCCAAGGAGACCGCCGAGTTCCCGCTGTATCCGGCATACCAGTCGGATGCCTACGACGCGGTGGCGGCCGCCGCCACCGATCGCCTGTCGGAGATCCTGACGATCGCCGGCAAGCAGGAGCGCGACGACAAGACCGACGAGCTCAAGGCCGACGTCCTCGAGCAGCTCGGCGAGCAGTTCGCGGGCCGCGAGAAGGAGATCGGCGGGGCCTACCGGTCGCTGACCAAGAAGCTCGTCCGGCAGCGCATCCTGACCGACCACTTCCGCATCGACGGCCGCGGCATCACCGACATCCGTGCCCTCTCGGCCGAGGTCGCGATCATCCCGCGCGCCCACGGCAGTGCGTTGTTCGAGCGCGGCGAGACCCAGATCATGGGCGTCACCACACTCGACATGGTCAAGATGGCGCAGCAGATCGACTCGCTCGGACCCGAGACGTCCAAGCGGTACATGCACCACTACAACTTCCCGCCGTACTCCACCGGTGAGACCGGTCGCGTCGGATCGCCCAAGCGTCGCGAGATCGGCCACGGTGCGCTCGCCGAGCGTGCCCTGGTGCCGGTGCTGCCGAGCGTCGAGGACTTCCCGTACGCGATCCGCCAGGTGTCCGAGGCACTGAGCTCCAACGGTTCGACCTCGATGGGCTCGGTCTGTGCGTCGACCATGTCGCTGCTGAATGCCGGTGTGCCGCTGCGCGCCCCGGTCGCCGGTATCGCCATGGGCCTCGTCTCCGACACCGTCGACGGCGAAACCCGTTATGTCGCACTGACCGACATCCTCGGCGCCGAGGATGCCTTCGGCGACATGGACTTCAAGGTCGCGGGCACCAAGGACTTCGTGACCGCCCTGCAGCTCGACACCAAGCTCGACGGCATCCCGTCGCAGGTGCTCGCGGGTGCGCTCAGTCAGGCCAAGGACGCCCGACTGACCATCCTCGACGTCATGGCCGAGGCCATCGACGAGCCCGACGAGATGAGCCCGTTCGCGCCGCGGATCACCACCATCAAGATCCCGATGGACAAGATCGGCGAGCTGATCGGCCCGAAGGGCAAGACGATCAACGGCATCACCGAGGAGACCGGCGCCAACGTCTCCATCGAGGACGACGGCACCGTGTTCGTCGGCGCGGCCGACGGTCCGTCCGCGCAGGCGGCGATCGACCGCATCAACGCGATCGCCAACCCGCAGCTGCCCAAGGTCGGGGAGCGCTTCCTGGGCACCGTCGTCAAGACCACCGCGTTCGGCGCCTTCGTGTCGCTGCTCCCGGGTCGCGACGGCCTCGTGCACATCTCGAAGCTCGGCAAGGGCAAGCGCATCAACAAGGTCGAGGACGTGGTCAACGTGGGCTCCAAGCTCCGCGTCGAGATCGCCGACATCGACGAGCGCGGCAAGATCAGCCTCGTCCCGGTCGATGACGACGCCGACAAGGCCGACGCACCCGCCCCCGACGCGGTCAAGGATGACGCGGTGAAGGCCGACGCCTGA
- a CDS encoding S1 family peptidase, with translation MIKPHVAAATALLAALAVAMGTTAPAAAITPEYADTLTAGQGILIGDGLCSVGFFGTNADGDRLAVTAGHCAEGVGDEVTTTDGETIGEVVDWQDDGGTPDGSITLADPRGYTVIAIEDDWEVDPVFATAADPEVGEPVAKTGERTGTTVGTVTALLHQDAAPEHRLVNAELVVLGGDSGSPWYQETRGGRYVLVGISSSGNFGTQNPDQAISTAQTIEGIYEQIAGSGSAWTDGFEISFDTADRS, from the coding sequence ATGATCAAGCCTCACGTCGCCGCCGCGACCGCCCTGCTGGCCGCTCTGGCCGTGGCAATGGGCACGACCGCCCCCGCAGCCGCCATCACGCCCGAATACGCCGACACACTCACCGCCGGCCAGGGCATCCTGATCGGCGACGGCCTGTGTTCCGTCGGCTTCTTCGGGACCAACGCCGACGGTGATCGCCTCGCCGTCACGGCCGGGCACTGCGCCGAGGGCGTCGGCGACGAGGTCACCACCACCGACGGCGAGACAATCGGTGAGGTCGTGGACTGGCAGGACGACGGCGGCACCCCCGACGGGTCGATCACGCTCGCCGATCCCCGCGGTTACACCGTCATCGCGATCGAGGACGACTGGGAGGTGGACCCCGTCTTCGCGACGGCGGCCGACCCCGAGGTCGGCGAACCGGTCGCCAAGACCGGCGAACGCACCGGCACGACCGTCGGCACCGTGACCGCCCTGCTGCATCAGGACGCCGCGCCCGAGCATCGTCTCGTCAACGCCGAACTCGTCGTCCTCGGCGGGGATTCGGGTTCACCGTGGTACCAGGAGACCCGTGGCGGACGGTATGTCCTCGTCGGGATCTCCTCGAGCGGCAACTTCGGCACGCAGAACCCCGACCAGGCGATCTCGACGGCCCAGACCATCGAAGGAATCTACGAGCAGATCGCCGGATCCGGGTCGGCCTGGACCGACGGCTTCGAGATCAGCTTCGACACCGCCGACCGATCCTGA